Proteins encoded in a region of the Isosphaeraceae bacterium EP7 genome:
- a CDS encoding deiodinase family protein: protein MRITGYLRLASLTLALTGASAYAQQPGPASNPEDEARKAITRALDESYPDRPEWLDMLTDILQGSQLGPEDGWFRRAVAQTKFGWEATRSRLDGDADGKISRAEFQGSDLDFARLDRDRDGSLTKDDFDFTPHALAPSPGAMLFYRADRDGNGKITSEELDVFFKATDSGDQGFLSLSDLQEAFRSPSRPATRDAKPKESSGPSKEILVRGLFRQEIGSLQPGPAVGESAPDFTLKTNDGKGEITLSKLVGSKPVVLVFGNFTCGPFRSQAGNVEKLYRRYKDRATFVMVYVREAHPTDGWRMESNDRVEVTLAQPTTYEERVNVAQACSSRLKLGFPMLVDSIDDAVGARYSGMPSRLYLIDDDGKVAYKSGRGPFGFKPAELEHSLVLLLLQGEKSRPSAVQGVPRAAADR, encoded by the coding sequence ATGCGAATCACCGGCTATCTGCGACTGGCGAGCCTGACGCTCGCCCTGACGGGAGCCTCGGCCTATGCCCAGCAGCCGGGCCCAGCCTCGAACCCCGAGGACGAGGCGCGGAAGGCGATTACCAGGGCTCTCGACGAATCTTACCCCGACCGACCCGAGTGGCTGGACATGCTGACTGACATCCTCCAGGGGAGCCAGCTTGGCCCCGAGGACGGCTGGTTCCGCCGCGCCGTCGCGCAGACGAAATTCGGCTGGGAAGCGACCCGGAGCCGGCTCGACGGCGACGCCGACGGCAAGATTTCCAGGGCGGAATTCCAGGGCTCCGACCTCGACTTCGCCCGTCTCGACCGTGACCGCGACGGCTCGCTAACCAAGGATGATTTCGACTTCACGCCCCACGCGCTCGCTCCGTCGCCCGGCGCCATGCTCTTCTATCGGGCCGACCGCGACGGCAACGGCAAGATCACCAGTGAAGAGCTGGATGTCTTCTTCAAGGCGACCGACAGCGGCGACCAGGGTTTCTTGTCGCTCTCGGACCTTCAGGAGGCCTTCCGCTCGCCGTCAAGGCCGGCGACCAGGGACGCAAAGCCGAAGGAGTCGAGCGGTCCTTCGAAGGAGATCCTCGTTCGTGGCTTGTTTCGACAGGAGATCGGCTCACTCCAGCCGGGCCCGGCGGTAGGCGAGTCGGCCCCCGACTTCACGCTGAAGACCAATGATGGCAAGGGGGAGATCACGCTTTCGAAACTCGTCGGATCGAAGCCCGTGGTCCTCGTCTTCGGCAATTTCACCTGCGGGCCGTTCCGAAGCCAGGCGGGGAACGTGGAGAAGCTTTACCGCCGTTACAAGGATCGGGCCACGTTCGTCATGGTCTACGTCCGCGAGGCCCATCCGACCGACGGCTGGCGGATGGAGAGCAACGACCGGGTCGAGGTGACGCTTGCTCAGCCTACGACTTACGAGGAACGTGTGAATGTCGCCCAGGCGTGCAGCTCTCGCCTGAAACTCGGCTTCCCGATGCTGGTCGACTCGATCGACGACGCCGTGGGTGCCCGCTACAGCGGGATGCCCAGCCGGCTCTATCTCATCGATGACGATGGCAAGGTCGCTTACAAGAGTGGGCGGGGGCCATTCGGATTCAAGCCGGCCGAGCTCGAGCATTCTCTCGTACTCCTGCTCCTGCAGGGCGAGAAGTCACGGCCTTCGGCGGTGCAGGGAGTTCCCCGGGCCGCCGCTGACCGGTAA
- a CDS encoding carboxymuconolactone decarboxylase family protein: protein MMPSTNTGTLIALGLAILATFVHVSPSLGEAPAAPQLTDAEAWARMPKATEGGGQALPSWAKAVAARLPRTAAAMLQVDFAQRTKSPLAPKLRAKMRWVVAHANRCAYSEAYALADLRRAGADDASIATLIGDPAGWPQSDREPLEFARLHTLAAPTIPDSLFASLRETYGDKGVASMVLLGAYGNFQDRIVLGLGLPIEEGGPLAPLKVTFAPGAFQAAPILPPQAGLPQLLSQGETVVDRDPRWSSLSYDELQSRLEKQRARTPRLPVPTWDEVKKGLPPEFAGRPTRIVWNLVCSGYVPELAVPWSTSTRTMWAETKADRVFEESLFWVQTRAIQCNYCMGHCEMLLELAGLDKEAVAERTRKLAGDDWSAFPPAEQRAYAYARKLSQTPWDLTRADYETLERDLGPDRAMATFWWLCRGLYMTRVSDGFQLPLERENVFEDFENKVPSTDPLKTR, encoded by the coding sequence ATGATGCCCTCGACCAACACGGGAACCCTGATCGCCCTGGGGCTCGCGATCCTTGCGACCTTCGTCCATGTCAGCCCGTCCCTGGGCGAAGCCCCGGCCGCCCCGCAACTGACCGATGCCGAGGCCTGGGCCCGCATGCCCAAGGCGACAGAAGGGGGTGGGCAGGCCCTGCCCAGCTGGGCGAAAGCCGTCGCGGCCCGTTTGCCTCGTACCGCAGCGGCGATGCTCCAGGTTGACTTCGCGCAGCGCACCAAAAGCCCACTCGCCCCGAAGCTGAGGGCCAAGATGCGCTGGGTTGTTGCCCACGCAAACCGTTGCGCCTACTCAGAAGCCTACGCCCTGGCCGACCTCAGGCGAGCGGGTGCCGACGACGCGTCCATCGCGACACTCATCGGTGACCCGGCCGGCTGGCCCCAGTCCGATCGGGAGCCCCTCGAATTCGCCCGCCTGCATACCCTCGCCGCCCCGACCATCCCCGACTCGCTGTTCGCCTCATTGCGTGAGACTTACGGCGACAAGGGCGTTGCGTCCATGGTCTTGCTGGGGGCCTACGGCAACTTCCAGGATCGGATCGTGCTCGGCCTCGGCCTGCCAATCGAGGAGGGCGGGCCACTCGCCCCGTTGAAAGTCACGTTCGCCCCGGGGGCGTTCCAGGCGGCGCCGATCTTGCCTCCGCAGGCCGGGCTGCCGCAACTTCTGTCGCAAGGCGAGACGGTAGTCGACCGCGACCCTCGATGGTCGTCCCTGTCGTACGACGAGTTGCAATCCAGGCTCGAGAAGCAGCGTGCCCGTACGCCCCGACTACCGGTCCCGACCTGGGACGAGGTCAAGAAAGGCCTCCCCCCCGAGTTTGCCGGCCGCCCCACCCGGATCGTCTGGAACCTCGTCTGCTCGGGCTATGTCCCCGAACTGGCCGTCCCCTGGAGCACCTCGACCCGGACGATGTGGGCCGAGACGAAGGCCGACCGCGTCTTCGAGGAGAGCCTCTTCTGGGTCCAGACTCGCGCGATCCAGTGCAATTACTGCATGGGTCACTGCGAGATGCTGCTGGAGCTTGCCGGCCTGGACAAGGAGGCCGTCGCCGAGCGGACTCGCAAGCTGGCCGGCGACGACTGGTCCGCCTTCCCCCCCGCCGAGCAGCGTGCGTACGCATATGCACGGAAGCTGAGCCAGACTCCCTGGGATCTGACCCGCGCCGACTACGAGACTCTGGAACGCGACCTCGGTCCCGACCGGGCGATGGCCACGTTCTGGTGGCTCTGCCGCGGCCTGTACATGACCCGCGTCTCCGATGGGTTTCAGCTCCCGCTGGAGCGCGAGAACGTCTTCGAAGACTTCGAAAACAAGGTCCCTTCGACCGACCCGTTGAAGACACGCTGA